CCGTACTCGAAGTCCTTGAAAGCCGTGCGGTACGACAGGAACGCCGGCGTCAGCGTGGTCTTCGCCGGGTTGCCCTGGCTCATCACGTAGATCTGGTCGAAGACCTGCCAGGTGCCGATCAGCCCCAGGGTGAGCACCAGGAAGAGGGTCGGCCGCAGCATCGGGAGCGTGACGTACCGCAGCCGCTGCCACGAGTTGGCCCCGTCGATGAGGCTTGCCTCCTCCACCTGCTGCGGCATCTGCTGCAGGGCGGCGAGAAACATCAGCATGAACGTGCCGGACGTGGTCCACACGACCAACGCGATGATCGCGCACATCGCCACGCTCGGGCCGGAAAGCCAGTCCCACCAGGTGAGGCCCAGCACGCCGTGGTTCGAAAGGGCACCGGGCGCGCTGTTGACGCCCACGGTGTCCAGCAGCAGGTGGATGAGGCCGCGCGAGTCGTCGAACCACACCGGCCCGTCGATACCCACCCCGGCGAGCAGCGCGTTGACCGCGCCGGAGTTGGCGAAGATGAACAGGAACACCACGCTGATCGCCACCGAGCTGGTGACCGACGGGAAGTAGAACGCGGTGCGGAAGAAGCTCTTGCCCTTGAGCATCCGCTGGTTGACCACGAGCGCGAGGCCGAGCGCCAGCGCCGTCTGTACCGGCACGACGAGCGCCACGTAGTACAGGTTGTTGCGGATGCTCGTCATGAAGTCCTGGCGGGGCAGGCCGTCCTCAGTGAACAGCGACGTGTAGTTGTCGCCGCCCACGAAGGGCACACCGGACCGGAACGGGCTGCCTTGCCCGTTCCAGCCGGTCAGGCTCACCCACAGCGCCATCACGATGGGCAGCAGCAGGAAGACGCCCAGGATCAGCACCACGGGGGCGACGAAGAGCCACCCCGCCAGGGTTTCGTTGCGCGTTCTCATTGCCCAAGTGCCGACTCGGTGTTCTTCTGCACCCGGGTCAGCAGCGCCTTGGGGTCACCGCTCGCCAGGCCCTGCAGCCCGGTGTCGAAGTCGGCGAGCACGCTGTCCATCTTGGGCGCGTTGACCGGACCCTGCGCGTAGGCGGCGCCGTCGATGAACGCCTTGTCCGCCGGGTACTCCTGGGTGAACTGGCCGCCGGCGGACTGGCGGGACGGCATCACGCCGAACGCCTTGGCGTACGCCATCTGCTGCTCGGCCGTGGTCATCGC
The window above is part of the Phytohabitans houttuyneae genome. Proteins encoded here:
- a CDS encoding carbohydrate ABC transporter permease encodes the protein MRTRNETLAGWLFVAPVVLILGVFLLLPIVMALWVSLTGWNGQGSPFRSGVPFVGGDNYTSLFTEDGLPRQDFMTSIRNNLYYVALVVPVQTALALGLALVVNQRMLKGKSFFRTAFYFPSVTSSVAISVVFLFIFANSGAVNALLAGVGIDGPVWFDDSRGLIHLLLDTVGVNSAPGALSNHGVLGLTWWDWLSGPSVAMCAIIALVVWTTSGTFMLMFLAALQQMPQQVEEASLIDGANSWQRLRYVTLPMLRPTLFLVLTLGLIGTWQVFDQIYVMSQGNPAKTTLTPAFLSYRTAFKDFEYGRGAAISFVLFLIIVAMTLLQRWLLRERRSS